From Myotis daubentonii chromosome 15, mMyoDau2.1, whole genome shotgun sequence, one genomic window encodes:
- the LOC132217179 gene encoding carcinoembryonic antigen-related cell adhesion molecule 1-like: MTCAENYVHASDHLSLVFLAYQEHPTQELFIPNVTSNYSGSYTCLAHNSVSGLNKTIIKTITVYEPVGKPSIRASHATVTEHKDAVVLTCLTNDRGISIRWLFENQNLLLTDRMKLSQDNSTLTIDPVRREDAGGFQCEVFNPVSSGISEPLRLDVQSEQNYTGYSLGTIIGSVIGVLVVVALGASLGYFLYLRRTRRPGSLWNLCLPGITPPKHRGVLPHRPQGRRGFLVPPGPETPHPVDEACAREPALSIMLSEISLWEKDKQHMISLICGI; encoded by the exons ATGACCT GTGCTGAGAACTATGTCCATGCCTCTGACCATCTGTCCCTTG TATTCTTGGCTTATCAAGAGCACCCCACACAGGAGCTCTTCATCCCCAACGTCACTTCGAATTATAGTGGATCCTATACCTGCCTTGCCCATAACTCTGTCTCTGGCCTCAATAAGACCATAATCAAGACTATCACAGTCTATG AGCCTGTAGGGAAGCCCTCCATCCGAGCCAGCCATGCCACAGTCACAGAGCATAAGGACGCCGTGGTCCTGACCTGCCTCACAAATGACAGGGGGATCTCCATCCGGTGGCTCTTTGAGAACCAGAATCTCCTGCTCACGGACAGGATGAAGCTGTCCCAGGACAACAGcaccctcaccatagaccctgtcaggaggGAGGACGCTGGGGGCTTTCAGTGTGAGGTCTTCAACCCCGTCAGTTCCGGCATAAGTGAGCCCCTCAGGCTGGATGTGCAAT CAGAACAAAACTACACGGGCTACTCTTTGGGGACCATCATTGGCAGTGTGATCGGGGTCCTCGTCGTGGTGGCTCTGGGGGCCTCCCTGGGCTATTTCCTGTACCTCAGGAGGACGAGGAG gccagggTCCCTCTGGAACCTCTGCCTTCCCG GAATTACTCCACCCAAACACAGAGGTGTACTGCCACATCGTCCCCAGGGCAGACGTGGCTTCTTAGTTCCTCCAGGACCTGAGACCCCACACCCTGTGGATGAGGCCTGTGCCAGAGAACCAGCTctgagcatcatgctaagcgaaataagcctgtgggagaaagataaacagcacatgatctcactcatttgtggaatataa